The window CAAAGTGAACTTGGGGAATAACATCAATACCAGCTTTTGCTTTCATCTCATATAACTGTGGAAAGGCTGCAACGAGTAGCACAATGACAATTGCAATGCGTAAGAGCATTTGCAGGTGATTTTTCATGAGTTGTTGAGTTTTAATTTGGTTACTGAGGGCGAGATCCATTATTCATAGAAAATAAGAAGTATTTCTTTGTAGGTTTAATAAACAAGACAGCGATCGCCTCGAAGATAATCAAGACTGAAGAAAATATTAAATCATATCTCTTCAAACTAGGGAAGTTTACTATATGTAACTTTCAGGAAAGGGAAGAAATCATCCTGAAGTAATCATCAAAGGCTGAGAAGTAGTTAGTGATGCCTTAGGGTTAGGAGAATACAGTGGCGTCAGGAATGATGATTGCAGGTAAATGGACAACTGACAGGAATAAATCAGATTCTAGTGGCAAGTTTATTAGAATACCAACAACGTTTCGCGATCGCGTGACTGCTGATGGAACAAGTGGTTTTAAGGCAGAAGCAGGACGTTATCATCTCTATGTTGCCTTAGCGTGTCCGTGGGCACATCGCACCTTGATTATGCGAGAACTGAAAGGCTTAAACGATGCCATCTCAGTGTCTATTGTCGATCCAATTATGAGCGATCGAGGATGGCTGTTTAGTGACGCACCAGGAACAATTCCTGACTCGGTAAATCACGCTCAATATTTGCAAGAGATTTATATCAAAGCTGATCCCAAATATACAGGAAGAGTTACAGTTCCCGTGTTGTGGGATAAGCGATCTTCAACAATCGTTAATAACGAGTCTCGCGAAATCATGCGGATATTTGATGTAGAGTTCGCGCAATTCGCAACACAGAAAATAGACTTATACCCACGCAATTTACAGCAGCAAATTGATGAAACAATTGATGCAATTTATCTGCCAATTAATGCAGGAGTCTATCGGGCTGGTTTTGCAACTTCGCAAGCTGCTTATGAAGAGGCAGTGACTGAACTTTTTGCTAGTTTAAGTCTATGGGAAAATACTCTGAGCAAGCAGCGTTATTTATGTGGAAATCAACTTACAGAAGCTGATATTTGTCTGTTTGTAACACTGTATCGTTTTGATTCAGTGTATTATGGTCACTTTAAATGCAATTTGTGGCGAATTATCGACTATCCCAACCTCTGGAATTA of the Gloeocapsopsis sp. IPPAS B-1203 genome contains:
- a CDS encoding glutathione S-transferase family protein, yielding MASGMMIAGKWTTDRNKSDSSGKFIRIPTTFRDRVTADGTSGFKAEAGRYHLYVALACPWAHRTLIMRELKGLNDAISVSIVDPIMSDRGWLFSDAPGTIPDSVNHAQYLQEIYIKADPKYTGRVTVPVLWDKRSSTIVNNESREIMRIFDVEFAQFATQKIDLYPRNLQQQIDETIDAIYLPINAGVYRAGFATSQAAYEEAVTELFASLSLWENTLSKQRYLCGNQLTEADICLFVTLYRFDSVYYGHFKCNLWRIIDYPNLWNYLKDLYQRPEFKATCNLDHTKRGYYMSMTEINPNRIVPKGPIIDFEAEHNRDRFGT